One Candidatus Flexicrinis proximus DNA window includes the following coding sequences:
- a CDS encoding enoyl-CoA hydratase/isomerase family protein has protein sequence MFRTAAKPLITGDCKVAYQFIQYETAEGVATITLSRPDAMNALTAPMMDEMKAALKAAERDQAVRAILLTGSGKGFCSGADLAEVQANPDVPLTEYLRSGLNALAVQVRSLEKPVIAAVNGVAAGAGTSLALWCDLRIASESASFIFAAFVNIGLMPDGGLTYLLQRTVGTAKAIEFALLADAKTRVSASDALAWGVVNKVVAHDSLMAEATALATKLAKMPTRAIAMTKRAIYRASERELADAADYEARMQSVMSKTEDFTEGVSAFLEKRAPVFKGK, from the coding sequence ATGTTTCGCACGGCGGCAAAACCGCTAATTACGGGAGATTGTAAAGTGGCTTATCAGTTTATCCAGTACGAAACGGCAGAAGGCGTCGCAACAATCACACTGTCCCGGCCCGACGCCATGAACGCACTTACGGCGCCGATGATGGACGAGATGAAGGCTGCTTTAAAGGCAGCCGAACGCGATCAAGCGGTCCGCGCAATCCTCCTCACGGGATCCGGCAAGGGATTTTGCAGCGGTGCCGATCTGGCCGAGGTCCAGGCCAATCCAGATGTCCCACTGACCGAATACCTTCGTAGTGGGCTCAACGCGCTGGCGGTACAGGTACGCAGTCTGGAAAAGCCGGTTATTGCCGCGGTGAATGGGGTGGCGGCCGGGGCCGGGACAAGCCTTGCCCTGTGGTGTGATCTTCGCATTGCGTCGGAGTCCGCCAGCTTTATATTCGCAGCTTTCGTCAATATCGGCTTAATGCCGGATGGCGGACTAACCTATTTGCTCCAGAGAACCGTCGGTACGGCAAAAGCGATCGAGTTTGCCCTGCTGGCCGACGCAAAGACTCGCGTCAGTGCCTCGGATGCACTCGCATGGGGCGTAGTCAATAAGGTCGTAGCGCATGACTCGCTGATGGCGGAGGCAACGGCGCTCGCCACCAAACTTGCAAAAATGCCAACGCGAGCGATTGCGATGACCAAGCGCGCCATTTACCGCGCAAGCGAGCGTGAACTCGCCGATGCGGCAGACTATGAGGCCCGCATGCAGTCCGTTATGTCGAAAACCGAGGACTTCACCGAAGGCGTCAGTGCGTTCCTGGAGAAGCGTGCGCCAGTGTTCAAAGGAAAGTAA
- a CDS encoding histidine triad nucleotide-binding protein: MPSIFSKIIAGEIPSKQVYKDELVTAFWDIHPRRKVHILIVPNKEIATINDVQPEDELVMGRLFTAAKKIATDLGIAESGYRLIVNVNQDGGQEVYHVHMHLIGGESVGPMTTRKE; this comes from the coding sequence ATGCCAAGCATATTCAGCAAGATCATTGCCGGCGAAATCCCGTCGAAGCAGGTATATAAGGACGAATTAGTGACGGCATTCTGGGACATTCACCCACGCCGCAAGGTCCACATCCTGATCGTGCCGAACAAAGAGATCGCCACCATAAACGACGTCCAGCCGGAAGACGAACTGGTGATGGGGCGGCTGTTCACGGCTGCGAAAAAGATTGCGACTGATCTGGGCATCGCCGAGAGTGGATACCGACTGATTGTCAACGTCAATCAGGATGGCGGCCAGGAAGTCTATCATGTCCACATGCATCTGATCGGCGGCGAGTCCGTTGGCCCGATGACGACACGCAAGGAGTAA
- a CDS encoding LOG family protein produces the protein MKTVAVFGSALPTPDSPIYQTSREIGRLLGEAGYAVMTGGYNGLMAAASQGAHEAGAKVIGATCLSLERQRGSKPNPWVTEIIARESLRDRLMVLVDVPDAYVLMPGGLGTLNELVFASESMRSGDITRRPLVCYGDFWRPIVEMVADSGYMHHQGWGSLDFANSPEHIVELISAHVPR, from the coding sequence GTGAAAACGGTTGCGGTCTTCGGCAGCGCACTCCCTACGCCGGACAGTCCGATCTACCAGACCTCCCGCGAAATTGGCCGGCTGCTTGGCGAAGCAGGCTACGCAGTCATGACCGGAGGCTATAACGGCTTGATGGCAGCGGCCAGTCAGGGCGCGCATGAGGCCGGCGCAAAAGTCATCGGCGCAACGTGCCTGTCGCTGGAACGGCAGCGCGGAAGCAAGCCGAACCCGTGGGTAACGGAAATAATCGCCCGCGAGAGTCTTCGTGACCGGCTGATGGTGCTGGTCGATGTTCCCGACGCCTATGTACTGATGCCGGGAGGGCTGGGAACACTTAATGAACTCGTCTTCGCATCAGAGAGCATGCGTTCAGGTGACATTACCCGCCGTCCGCTCGTCTGCTACGGCGATTTCTGGCGTCCGATTGTCGAAATGGTGGCAGATTCCGGCTACATGCACCATCAGGGTTGGGGGTCGCTGGATTTTGCCAATTCGCCTGAACACATAGTGGAGCTCATCAGCGCCCATGTCCCGCGTTAG
- a CDS encoding extracellular solute-binding protein, translated as MPPSETAVPTIVPTPDEPRTLVIWIPDQLLPANDETLNALLENEINEFITVEDGVQVEIRRKTSQDVGGVMSTLRAASIVAPGALPDLTLLRRGSVIDAVENGLIQPLEGRIASSVIADLFPSALRLGRAEDQLYGLPYLLDLYLYAYRDAESETPDLWTFDAVLNRGQTLAVPTIRASGMADILWLQYLAAAGGLPEDGVLELESGAVSEVLSFYEAMANSQLIAPVTFDYSAPMDYMEQLANGSVDTGIVNTAILRYLREADPPLQYAAVPTRSGEPVTLVDGWMWVIVTPNAEQQALAGRFLNWMMDSGRHGEYAQAIAMPPAQRSSLRRWQIDGIDNSLLIELLTEALPTQPEVDANNSARALQTAWLDVISGRLSAAEAARAALEP; from the coding sequence ATGCCCCCATCAGAGACGGCAGTCCCAACTATCGTGCCGACACCTGATGAGCCGCGGACGCTCGTAATCTGGATTCCTGACCAGCTGCTCCCCGCAAACGATGAAACGTTGAATGCTTTACTGGAAAACGAGATAAATGAGTTCATTACAGTCGAAGATGGAGTCCAGGTAGAAATCAGACGGAAGACCTCGCAGGATGTGGGCGGGGTCATGTCAACGCTGCGCGCGGCCAGCATTGTAGCACCTGGAGCGCTACCGGACCTGACCCTGCTGCGCAGAGGGAGCGTAATTGACGCGGTAGAAAACGGATTGATCCAGCCGCTTGAGGGCAGAATCGCATCATCGGTCATCGCCGACTTGTTCCCCTCGGCACTGCGCTTGGGCCGCGCAGAAGATCAACTCTACGGATTACCGTATCTCCTCGACCTTTACCTCTACGCCTATCGCGATGCCGAATCTGAAACGCCTGATCTCTGGACCTTTGACGCTGTACTTAATCGGGGCCAGACATTGGCGGTTCCCACAATCCGGGCAAGTGGCATGGCGGACATCCTGTGGCTGCAATATCTGGCCGCAGCCGGCGGACTTCCTGAAGACGGGGTCTTGGAGCTTGAATCGGGAGCCGTTTCCGAAGTCCTGAGCTTCTACGAAGCCATGGCGAATTCCCAACTCATCGCGCCCGTCACATTCGACTATTCTGCGCCGATGGACTATATGGAGCAGTTGGCGAATGGCAGTGTAGACACTGGAATCGTCAATACGGCGATCCTTCGCTATCTGCGTGAGGCCGATCCCCCGCTGCAGTATGCGGCTGTACCTACCAGAAGCGGCGAACCCGTTACCCTCGTCGATGGATGGATGTGGGTGATCGTCACACCCAATGCCGAACAGCAGGCACTTGCGGGCCGGTTCTTAAATTGGATGATGGATTCCGGACGCCACGGCGAGTACGCCCAGGCAATCGCCATGCCTCCTGCCCAGCGAAGCTCACTCCGGCGGTGGCAGATTGACGGCATCGACAACAGCTTACTGATCGAATTGCTCACTGAAGCGCTGCCGACGCAGCCCGAGGTTGACGCTAATAACTCGGCACGTGCCTTACAGACCGCGTGGCTCGACGTGATTTCGGGCCGCTTGTCAGCCGCCGAGGCAGCACGTGCGGCTCTTGAGCCGTGA
- a CDS encoding zinc ribbon domain-containing protein, with amino-acid sequence MSQARKRCPICDTSNPHKAAYCNNCGAALADVDVELEGAPGPRGRSSQYDFRYGETDLVEDGLRGKARAYLTGIILLIALAGAAVGVFVVYPSTRPVPTATPTLDPNSIVQASATVRPTVLLATVTRGSPTLTLTPTPSLTPTLTETFTPEPCIQQVLPNDGMIALVSRCGHVHLDVIPLVVTINGLNNENDLRSGQFINIPFPTPTEDPNAVLPTQSGDRGVETASLGAAGGLSQEDIRATQVVDPFFRPTATNPPGVQNYTVVFGDTLISVIAQFNTNINAIDMLNPDLTFSQCEMGTTFGGNTCSVALSEGQILRVPAPTPTPTLSPTSNGSETPTPTATATFNAPNALSPSGRAYFRRDEAVTLRWSATGILADGETYRITVQDLTRGREFTFETTDLYFIVPPEWQGEFAQQYEYAWSVAVAQSGSNGASAYSTLPLTFSWEGRGEK; translated from the coding sequence TTGAGCCAAGCGCGGAAACGTTGCCCAATATGCGACACATCAAATCCGCACAAGGCGGCCTACTGTAACAACTGCGGCGCGGCGCTGGCGGACGTCGATGTCGAGTTGGAAGGCGCGCCCGGCCCACGCGGACGTTCATCACAATACGACTTCCGCTATGGCGAGACCGATCTTGTAGAGGACGGACTGCGCGGAAAAGCCCGCGCGTACCTGACCGGTATCATCCTGTTGATCGCGCTCGCAGGTGCAGCGGTGGGGGTATTCGTTGTTTACCCATCGACACGGCCCGTGCCGACGGCCACGCCGACACTCGATCCGAATAGTATAGTCCAGGCGAGCGCAACCGTACGACCGACAGTTTTGTTGGCCACGGTAACGCGCGGCTCCCCTACCCTGACGCTTACACCGACACCAAGTCTCACACCTACCCTAACTGAAACATTCACACCTGAACCGTGCATCCAGCAGGTGCTGCCAAACGACGGCATGATTGCCCTGGTGTCCCGGTGTGGGCACGTCCATCTGGATGTGATCCCTCTGGTCGTGACCATCAACGGCCTCAACAACGAAAACGACCTGCGCTCAGGACAGTTCATCAACATACCGTTCCCGACGCCGACCGAGGACCCTAATGCAGTCCTGCCGACGCAGTCGGGGGATCGGGGAGTTGAGACAGCTTCGTTGGGGGCGGCCGGCGGATTGTCACAGGAAGATATCCGGGCGACTCAAGTCGTCGACCCATTCTTTCGGCCTACCGCGACAAATCCACCCGGCGTCCAGAATTACACTGTAGTATTTGGTGATACGCTCATTTCGGTTATCGCACAGTTCAATACGAACATCAACGCCATTGATATGCTTAATCCAGACCTGACGTTTTCTCAGTGCGAGATGGGCACCACATTCGGCGGCAACACGTGCTCCGTCGCTTTGAGCGAGGGACAGATCCTGCGTGTTCCAGCCCCCACCCCTACGCCCACGCTCTCTCCCACCTCCAACGGCAGCGAAACGCCTACGCCAACCGCGACCGCGACCTTCAACGCACCCAACGCACTAAGTCCAAGCGGGCGCGCCTACTTCCGACGCGATGAGGCAGTGACCCTGCGCTGGTCTGCCACGGGGATTCTTGCTGATGGCGAGACATATCGGATAACGGTTCAGGATTTGACACGTGGCCGTGAGTTTACCTTCGAGACCACCGACCTCTACTTCATTGTGCCGCCTGAATGGCAAGGTGAGTTTGCACAGCAGTACGAATATGCGTGGTCGGTGGCTGTAGCCCAATCCGGTAGCAACGGGGCTTCAGCCTATTCGACGCTGCCGCTCACTTTTAGCTGGGAAGGCCGGGGAGAAAAATGA
- a CDS encoding LysM peptidoglycan-binding domain-containing protein, with protein sequence MPNALRRAALLLAFASGVLTACNFTPDPPTPTVEGFESPTPMRETQVLTPTPSLTASNAPTVAAIRLASATPSGTPLPATETSTPTPTDGPYVVRVRAGDTLFGIIGQFGYTDGRVIPAILTLNPNVPNENSLPVGQDIFIPRMTHTPTPPNYEATVSIMETRGIPLPDRLPSDTEISAHTVTEGQSIIDIAEQYNTTIEIISRLNPELVFSNCDFNNRSGGPDCSVIIRPGQNVRIPLPSATPTLSPTPSGNETPTPTPTYNPPITIYPPNGAIITGSVLLQWVSVGLLKADEQYYVEVTDRTANTLYTRVTKDTSLQLPMGLVPSDGTEHSIEWRVVVVRGDGENFTVIGGVMPSRTFKWRRQ encoded by the coding sequence ATGCCGAATGCTTTGCGCCGTGCTGCGCTCCTACTCGCCTTTGCGAGCGGCGTACTCACCGCCTGTAATTTTACCCCTGACCCGCCAACGCCAACCGTTGAAGGGTTTGAATCACCTACACCCATGCGGGAAACACAAGTACTCACACCCACGCCCTCATTGACGGCCAGCAATGCGCCGACAGTCGCGGCGATTCGACTGGCCAGCGCGACCCCGTCGGGTACGCCGCTGCCCGCTACAGAAACCTCAACGCCTACCCCAACCGACGGCCCGTACGTCGTACGGGTCCGGGCCGGAGACACTCTGTTCGGCATCATCGGGCAATTTGGCTACACAGATGGGCGTGTGATTCCCGCGATCCTTACACTCAACCCAAATGTTCCAAACGAAAACAGCCTCCCCGTCGGACAGGACATCTTCATTCCGCGTATGACGCATACTCCCACGCCTCCCAACTACGAGGCAACGGTTTCGATCATGGAAACGCGTGGGATTCCGCTGCCCGACCGTTTGCCAAGCGACACGGAAATCTCAGCGCATACCGTGACTGAGGGTCAAAGCATCATCGACATCGCCGAGCAGTACAACACGACAATCGAGATCATATCGAGGCTCAATCCGGAACTCGTGTTCAGCAACTGCGACTTCAACAATCGCAGCGGCGGGCCTGACTGCAGCGTAATAATCCGGCCCGGTCAAAACGTCAGGATTCCATTACCATCGGCGACCCCGACACTCTCACCAACGCCGTCCGGAAACGAGACGCCGACGCCAACGCCAACTTACAACCCGCCAATTACCATTTATCCACCGAACGGTGCGATCATAACGGGGTCCGTGCTGCTGCAATGGGTTAGCGTCGGGCTGCTGAAGGCCGACGAACAATACTATGTCGAGGTTACGGATCGCACGGCAAACACGCTCTACACTCGCGTTACCAAAGATACTTCGCTTCAACTTCCCATGGGTCTCGTGCCCTCGGATGGAACGGAACACAGCATCGAGTGGCGGGTCGTCGTCGTGCGAGGCGACGGCGAGAACTTTACTGTTATCGGCGGAGTCATGCCTAGTCGCACTTTCAAATGGCGCAGGCAATAG
- a CDS encoding PPOX class F420-dependent oxidoreductase translates to MRDLLERPIVVTLATTMKDGTPQASPVWFNWDGEYIWINTARGRAKDENMTERPNVSILSVDPSDPYRYLEVRGVVTEITETGGVDHINFLSARYRNRPDYYGGDTARAARETRVIYKIKPTRVIAHD, encoded by the coding sequence ATGCGAGACCTGTTGGAACGGCCAATAGTGGTGACGCTCGCCACTACAATGAAGGACGGCACCCCACAGGCCTCGCCAGTTTGGTTCAACTGGGACGGGGAGTATATCTGGATCAATACGGCGCGAGGGCGTGCAAAAGACGAAAATATGACCGAACGCCCGAATGTCAGCATCCTTTCGGTGGATCCGAGCGATCCGTACCGCTACCTGGAAGTACGCGGGGTTGTGACCGAGATTACCGAAACCGGCGGGGTTGATCACATCAATTTCCTGTCCGCTCGATACCGCAATCGCCCCGACTACTATGGTGGCGATACAGCCCGGGCTGCACGCGAGACCCGCGTCATATACAAGATCAAGCCGACACGGGTTATCGCACACGATTAA
- a CDS encoding glycosyltransferase family 9 protein, with the protein MPTNARHRIVLILPCCIGDVVLATATLHALRRAYPNSVITWAVGSWSRAVIERHPDLDAVLDTGKSALPVKSIGGFWRFVRRIRAGGFDIAVSLVRSPLMSLAVRLSAVPVRAGLDSGGRGFGYSVRVAVDPIQERHEAEIYLDVTRALGIDTSGCFAYVPVHEDDRLAAQEALGALEIRQPFAVINPAGGENPGMTLGAKRYPPEGLAVIIRGLQARGLKVIMVAGPNDGVLVSAVQGQIKHKFPLPELVGTLSIRQIGALASLSHVYIGNDTGLTHLAAASGARTVMLMGPSSPRRYAPFTENSLALWKPAPVPVQGVVAGAPADWDWQRDGIEPEAALAGILGFIDQGSSGIPALPKALGD; encoded by the coding sequence ATGCCGACCAACGCGCGACATCGAATCGTCCTCATCCTGCCGTGTTGTATTGGCGATGTCGTTTTGGCGACCGCGACGCTGCATGCCCTCCGGCGGGCCTATCCTAATTCTGTGATCACATGGGCCGTTGGGTCGTGGTCGCGCGCAGTAATTGAGCGGCATCCTGATCTCGACGCAGTGCTCGATACCGGCAAGTCCGCACTTCCGGTCAAGTCGATCGGCGGATTCTGGCGATTTGTCCGTCGGATCCGTGCAGGCGGCTTCGACATAGCAGTTTCCCTTGTGCGTTCACCGCTGATGAGCCTTGCCGTCAGGCTAAGTGCGGTTCCTGTTCGCGCAGGCCTCGACAGCGGAGGACGGGGTTTCGGTTATAGTGTCCGTGTGGCAGTTGATCCAATTCAGGAGCGGCACGAAGCTGAAATCTACCTCGATGTCACGCGTGCCCTGGGTATCGATACATCAGGATGTTTCGCTTACGTCCCGGTTCATGAGGATGACCGGTTGGCCGCCCAGGAAGCGCTCGGTGCGCTGGAAATCCGCCAGCCGTTTGCCGTGATTAATCCGGCCGGTGGAGAAAATCCGGGGATGACCCTGGGGGCCAAACGCTATCCGCCTGAGGGACTTGCAGTCATCATTCGCGGGCTGCAAGCGCGCGGATTGAAGGTCATCATGGTAGCGGGTCCCAACGATGGTGTGCTGGTTTCAGCCGTACAGGGTCAAATCAAGCACAAGTTTCCGCTTCCTGAACTCGTGGGGACGCTCAGTATTCGTCAGATTGGTGCGTTGGCGTCCCTATCACATGTCTACATTGGGAATGACACGGGCTTAACGCATCTGGCGGCAGCAAGCGGCGCCAGGACGGTGATGCTAATGGGGCCAAGTTCTCCGCGGCGCTACGCCCCCTTCACCGAAAACAGTTTGGCACTGTGGAAACCAGCACCCGTGCCTGTACAAGGCGTAGTGGCGGGCGCGCCGGCCGACTGGGATTGGCAGCGAGACGGCATCGAGCCTGAAGCCGCGCTTGCAGGCATATTGGGATTCATCGATCAGGGATCTTCTGGTATCCCTGCGCTTCCCAAAGCCCTGGGCGACTAG
- a CDS encoding HAD family phosphatase translates to MYALVFDFGGVLMKTVTRSFRWAWDDRLGLARGTVERVVHGSESWRRAQVGVISVQDYWRDVADQLGLNSRELSELETDFFKGDQLDLEIMEFIRRCKLAGQRTALLSNDSPALHDKLERLGISMLFDPLVISADIGVMKPDARAYQHVIGLLGCPPAQTVFVDDMPANIRGASDVGMNGILYTPELDLERTLSPYLGQV, encoded by the coding sequence ATGTATGCCCTGGTCTTTGACTTTGGCGGGGTCCTCATGAAGACCGTCACGCGTAGTTTCCGCTGGGCGTGGGATGATCGGCTTGGGTTAGCGCGAGGGACCGTTGAGCGGGTTGTACACGGCTCAGAATCGTGGAGGCGTGCACAAGTCGGGGTGATCTCCGTACAAGACTACTGGAGAGACGTTGCTGACCAGCTGGGTCTCAATTCACGGGAGTTATCTGAGCTAGAGACTGATTTCTTCAAGGGTGATCAGCTGGATCTCGAGATTATGGAGTTCATACGGCGGTGCAAACTGGCTGGCCAGCGTACCGCTCTGCTGAGCAATGACAGCCCCGCCCTTCACGACAAGTTGGAGAGGCTCGGCATTTCAATGCTGTTCGATCCGTTGGTTATCTCAGCTGACATAGGGGTCATGAAGCCTGATGCCCGGGCCTACCAGCACGTCATTGGGCTGCTGGGTTGCCCGCCGGCACAAACGGTTTTCGTCGACGATATGCCAGCAAACATTCGTGGGGCGTCAGATGTGGGGATGAACGGAATTCTGTATACTCCTGAACTTGACCTCGAACGGACGCTTTCGCCGTACCTTGGTCAAGTTTAA
- a CDS encoding glycerate kinase, giving the protein MRQLPERSKQRRPQQLLVAPGAFKHSMSAAAAAGAIARGLRASSLGLPLLSFPIADGGNGTLDAFLSHGGTRHERTVRSPLGAPVSAAYGLLPDGKTAVIEMALASGLELIDTLDARSASTYGTGELIRAALEGGSRKIIVGLGGSATTDGGAGCLQALGLRLIDRAGHEIPPGGSGLSQIAEIDMAGLHPGLQNTEIIVAADVDNPAVGINGAAAVFGPQKGANPEDVAVLDAALSHWFAHTREVTGRDVSRIPGSGAAGALAGGLIAYAHASIQSGVDLLLDHIGFDDALTQARLVITGEGKLDSQSLSGKGPIGVARRAQARGIEVVAFAGSVTVDPESLRKFGIQAAWPIVDSIMTLEYALTHGAELLERAALRLGNTLAIQIKGKS; this is encoded by the coding sequence ATGCGTCAACTGCCTGAGCGATCCAAACAGCGGCGGCCGCAGCAACTTCTAGTCGCGCCCGGCGCATTCAAGCATAGCATGTCGGCCGCTGCCGCGGCCGGAGCGATTGCCCGCGGTTTACGGGCATCGTCTCTAGGCCTGCCGCTGTTGTCGTTTCCAATCGCGGACGGTGGAAACGGCACCCTCGACGCATTCCTGAGTCACGGCGGCACGCGACACGAACGCACGGTCCGCAGCCCACTCGGCGCGCCAGTAAGCGCCGCATATGGGCTGCTGCCCGATGGGAAAACAGCCGTCATCGAAATGGCGCTGGCCTCCGGGCTTGAGCTCATCGATACTCTTGACGCTCGTTCGGCCTCGACCTACGGAACTGGTGAGCTGATTCGTGCTGCTCTGGAGGGGGGTTCCCGCAAGATCATAGTTGGTCTTGGCGGAAGCGCGACCACGGATGGGGGTGCCGGTTGTCTACAGGCACTCGGACTACGGTTAATTGACCGTGCCGGTCACGAGATTCCGCCGGGCGGCAGCGGACTCAGTCAAATAGCAGAAATTGACATGGCAGGGCTACATCCTGGGCTGCAGAATACCGAGATCATCGTGGCCGCTGACGTGGACAATCCGGCTGTGGGGATTAACGGCGCTGCAGCAGTATTCGGGCCACAGAAGGGCGCAAATCCGGAAGATGTGGCAGTGCTGGATGCAGCGCTTTCGCACTGGTTTGCGCACACTCGTGAGGTGACTGGCAGAGATGTCTCGCGAATCCCTGGAAGCGGTGCTGCCGGAGCACTTGCCGGCGGCCTTATAGCCTACGCACATGCGTCTATTCAGTCAGGTGTCGATCTACTACTTGATCACATCGGTTTCGACGACGCTCTGACCCAGGCGCGGTTGGTCATCACCGGCGAGGGCAAACTCGATAGTCAGAGTCTCAGCGGAAAAGGGCCGATTGGGGTTGCGCGGCGCGCGCAAGCAAGAGGCATTGAGGTCGTCGCATTCGCCGGGTCCGTTACCGTAGACCCGGAATCACTCAGGAAGTTCGGAATACAGGCGGCATGGCCAATTGTAGATAGCATCATGACTTTGGAATATGCGCTCACACACGGTGCCGAGCTTCTCGAACGGGCTGCCCTGAGACTAGGGAATACGCTTGCGATCCAAATCAAAGGCAAGTCCTAA
- a CDS encoding alpha/beta hydrolase codes for MTHWSVYTDGRPSHTISGDVRIAHAVHSPQLNNSRDILLYLPPSYWASEKRYPVIYMHDGQNLFDAHTSYAGEWGVDETMQQLSSEGIEAIIVGLPNLGNSRISEYNPYPSPRFRHARGDKYVQFISDTLKPIIDRDYRTRPESRSTGIVGSSMGGLISLYAWLAHPNVFGIGGAMSPSLWIARNAVFDHVRQAPFNDGRLYIDIGTRELPRQFSQYANAFSDSVAALRDHLEERGYRNSSRLRYVKERGGEHNEASWARRLPNVLRFLLKP; via the coding sequence ATGACCCATTGGTCGGTCTATACCGATGGACGCCCGTCACACACCATTTCCGGCGATGTACGGATTGCGCACGCCGTTCACAGTCCGCAATTGAATAACTCGCGGGACATCCTGCTATACCTTCCGCCCTCGTACTGGGCAAGCGAGAAACGCTACCCGGTTATCTACATGCACGACGGACAGAACTTATTCGACGCGCACACAAGCTATGCGGGTGAATGGGGCGTCGACGAGACCATGCAACAGCTGTCAAGTGAAGGCATCGAGGCGATTATTGTCGGCCTCCCAAACCTGGGAAACTCCCGTATCTCAGAATACAACCCGTACCCGTCTCCCCGATTCAGGCACGCACGGGGAGATAAGTACGTTCAGTTCATTTCTGACACCCTGAAACCGATCATCGACCGCGACTACCGCACGCGTCCGGAATCGCGCAGTACCGGTATTGTCGGCTCTTCGATGGGCGGACTGATCAGCCTATATGCCTGGCTCGCCCACCCCAATGTTTTTGGCATAGGCGGCGCAATGAGCCCATCCCTTTGGATCGCACGCAATGCGGTGTTCGATCATGTCAGGCAAGCGCCGTTCAACGATGGCCGACTGTACATCGATATCGGCACGCGCGAACTGCCGCGGCAATTCAGCCAGTATGCGAATGCATTCAGTGATTCTGTCGCGGCACTTCGTGACCATCTGGAAGAACGCGGATATCGGAACTCAAGCCGCCTGCGCTATGTAAAGGAGCGCGGTGGCGAGCATAATGAAGCCAGCTGGGCTCGTCGGCTCCCCAATGTGCTGCGGTTCCTGCTTAAGCCCTAG
- a CDS encoding dihydrodipicolinate synthase family protein produces MAGRFSGVYCAVVTPMRGSQIDTDVLTLHLRTLAAEGCDGVLLMGTTGEGPSLSLGEREMILSAAIAANTGLKLLAGTGTSSLPETIHATKRAFELGADGVVVVPPYYFRNVSIEGLRAFYGAVIEESVPSDGALIAYHIPPVSGIALPKALLASLVDAYGSRVAGVKDSGGDMSYSLDLIASLPSLDVFVGSERLLLQGLQAGAAGCITAGANVLAPLCAAVLRAWRQGEPAEALQEQLTAVRVLIESVAPAPATYKALLAVRHGGPGWNVRPPLLNHADNTVADLVERLRSHHLHALPWLAPQS; encoded by the coding sequence ATGGCAGGACGGTTCAGTGGTGTCTACTGTGCTGTAGTGACACCCATGCGCGGCAGCCAGATCGACACGGACGTTCTAACCCTGCATCTGAGGACGCTTGCGGCTGAAGGCTGCGACGGCGTGCTCCTGATGGGGACGACAGGTGAGGGGCCATCGCTGAGCCTGGGCGAACGTGAGATGATTTTGTCTGCCGCTATCGCCGCCAATACCGGACTCAAACTGCTTGCCGGGACCGGAACATCCAGTCTGCCTGAGACAATTCACGCGACGAAACGAGCGTTCGAACTTGGCGCGGATGGCGTGGTCGTCGTGCCGCCGTACTATTTCCGAAATGTCTCAATTGAGGGCTTACGGGCATTTTACGGGGCTGTAATTGAAGAATCGGTTCCGTCCGACGGTGCCCTCATCGCCTATCACATCCCACCGGTTTCGGGTATTGCGCTGCCGAAAGCGCTCCTCGCGTCGCTTGTTGACGCATATGGCAGCCGAGTTGCCGGGGTCAAGGACAGCGGCGGTGACATGAGCTATTCGTTGGATCTGATCGCGTCACTTCCCTCACTGGATGTGTTTGTCGGATCCGAACGCCTTCTTTTACAGGGTCTTCAGGCGGGAGCCGCCGGCTGCATTACGGCAGGCGCAAATGTCCTTGCGCCGCTGTGTGCCGCTGTGCTGCGTGCCTGGCGACAGGGTGAGCCGGCTGAGGCGTTGCAGGAGCAACTTACTGCGGTGCGAGTATTGATTGAGTCTGTTGCACCTGCTCCGGCCACCTATAAGGCGCTGCTGGCGGTCCGCCATGGCGGACCGGGTTGGAATGTGCGTCCCCCGCTGCTCAATCATGCCGACAACACGGTCGCAGATCTTGTCGAGCGGCTGCGATCACACCATCTGCATGCGCTTCCCTGGTTGGCTCCACAGAGTTAG